In the Malaya genurostris strain Urasoe2022 chromosome 1, Malgen_1.1, whole genome shotgun sequence genome, one interval contains:
- the LOC131425501 gene encoding histone H2B-like translates to MAPKTSGKAAKKSGKAQKNIAKGDKKKKKIRRKESYAIYIYKVLKQVHPDTGVSSKAMSIMNSFVNDIFERIASEASRLAHYNKRSTITSREIQTAVRLLLPGELAKHAVSEGTKAVTKYTSSK, encoded by the coding sequence atggcaccgaaaactagTGGAAAGGCGGCCAAAAAATccggcaaggcccagaagaACATCGCCAAGGgtgataagaagaagaagaagatccgcaggaaggaaagctacgctatctacatctacaaagtgttgaagcaggtccaccctgataccggagtatcctcgaaggcgatgagcatcatgaacagtttcgtcaatgACATCTTCGAACGCATTGCATCCGAGGCATCGCGTTTGGCTCATTACAACAAACGTTCGACGATTACCTCTCGCGAAATCCAGACTGCCGTTCGTCTGCTTTTGCCAGGAGAGTTGGCCAAGCACGCCGTTTCTGAGGGAACCAAAGCCGTCACCAAGTACACCAGCTCCAAGTAA
- the LOC131425497 gene encoding histone H2A, whose amino-acid sequence MSGRGKGGKVKGKAKSRSNRAGLQFPVGRIHRLLRKGNYAERVGAGAPVYLAAVMEYLAAEVLELAGNAARDNKKTRIIPRHLQLAIRNDEELNKLLSGVTIAQGGVLPNIQAVLLPKKTEKKA is encoded by the coding sequence atgtctggccgtggcaaaggaggaaaagttaagggaaaggcaaagtcccgctcgaaccgtgctggtctgcagttcccagtaggcagaatccaccgtctgcttcggaaaggaaactacgccgaacgtgtcggtgccggtgcaccggtctatctggcggcagtgatggaatacctggccgccgaagtgctggaattggccggtaacgctgcccgtgacaacaagaaaacgagaatcatccctcgtcatctgcagctggccatccgtaacgacgaggagttgaacaaactgCTCTCCGGAGTTACCATCGCACAGGGCGGTGTACTGCCAAACATCCAGGCAGTGTTGCTCCCGAAGAAAACCGAAAAGAAGGCCTAA
- the LOC131425496 gene encoding histone H1B-like, with amino-acid sequence MAETAVDVSAAAPVAASPAKAPKKAKAAKGEAKKPKKPSTHPPVNDMVVAAIKTLKERNGSSLQAIKKYIAANYKCDVAKLAPFIKKALKSGVEKGKLTQTKGSGASGSFKIKAGAKQPAGEKKPKKAAAKKPKKAAGEKKKVAKKPAGEKKPKAKKPAGEKKPKAAAAKKAKAAPAKAAKKAAAPKQKATKPSKAAANKPKTPKPKKAAPAKKAAPKKVAAKK; translated from the coding sequence ATGGCTGAAACCGCTGTTGACGTATCGGCCGCAGCTCCGGTTGCTGCTTCACCGGCCAAGGCACCGAAGAAAGCCAAAGCCGCCAAGGGAGAAGCCAAAAAACCGAAGAAGCCATCGACACATCCACCAGTCAATGACATGGTAGTGGCTGCCATCAAGACGCTGAAGGAACGCAACGGATCTTCGCTGCAGGCCATCAAGAAGTACATCGCCGCCAACTACAAGTGCGACGTCGCCAAGCTGGCCCCGTTCATCAAGAAGGCCCTGAAATCTGGCGTCGAGAAGGGAAAGCTCACCCAGACCAAGGGTTCCGGTGCATCCGGCTCGTTCAAAATCAAAGCCGGTGCCAAGCAACCGGCTGGCGAGAAGAAGCCGAAGAAGGCTGCTGCCAAAAAACCGAAGAAGGCTGCCGGAGAGAAGAAAAAGGTTGCCAAGAAACCCGCTGGCGAGAAGAAACCGAAGGCCAAAAAGCCTGCAGGTGAGAAAAAGCCGAAAGCCGCCGCTGCAAAGAAGGCTAAGGCAGCACCAGCCAAGGCCGCCAAGAAGGCTGCTGCACCGAAGCAGAAGGCCACCAAGCCATCGAAAGCCGCTGCCAACAAGCCCAAGACCCCGAAGCCAAAGAAGGCCGCGCCAGCCAAAAAAGCTGCCCCGAAGAAGGTGGCTGCCAAGAAGTAA
- the LOC131440525 gene encoding histone H2B-like — protein MAPKTSGKAAKKSGKAQKNIAKGDKKKKKIRRKESYAIYIYKVLKQVHPDTGVSSKAMSIMNSFVNDIFERIASEASRLAHYNKRSTITSREIQTAVRLLLPGELAKHAVSEGTKAVTKYTSSK, from the coding sequence atggcaccgaaaaccagtggaaaggcagccaaaaaatcCGGCAAGGCCCAGAAAAACATCGCCAAGGGAgataagaaaaagaagaagatccgcaggaaggaaagctacgctatctacatctacaaagtgttgaaacaggtccaccctgataccggagtatcctcgaaggcgatgagcatcatgaacagtttcgtcaatgACATCTTCGAACGCATTGCATCCGAGGCATCGCGTTTGGCCCATTACAACAAACGTTCGACGATTACCTCTCGCGAAATCCAGACCGCCGTTCGTCTGCTTTTGCCAGGAGAGTTGGCCAAGCACGCCGTTTCGGAAGGAACCAAAGCCGTCACCAAGTACACTAGCTCCAAGTAA
- the LOC131425504 gene encoding histone H2A → MSGRGKGGKVKGKAKSRSNRAGLQFPVGRIHRLLRKGNYAERVGAGAPVYLAAVMEYLAAEVLELAGNAARDNKKTRIIPRHLQLAIRNDEELNKLLSGVTIAQGGVLPNIQAVLLPKKTEKKA, encoded by the coding sequence atgtctggccgtggtaaaggaggaaaagttaagggaaaggcaaagtcccgctcaaaccgtgctggtctgcagttcccagtaggcagaatccaccgtctgctccggaagggaaactacgccgaacgtgtcggtgccggtgcaccggtctatctggcggcagtgatggaatacctggccgccgaagtgctggaattggccggtaacgctgcccgtgacaacaagaaaacgagaatcatccctcgccatctgcagctggccatccgtaacgacgaggagttgaacaaactgCTCTCCGGAGTTACCATCGCACAGGGCGGTGTACTGCCAAACATCCAGGCAGTGCTGCTCCCGAAGAAAACCGAGAAAAAGGCCTAA
- the LOC131425512 gene encoding histone H4: MTGRGKGGKGLGKGGAKRHRKVLRDNIQGITKPAIRRLARRGGVKRISGLIYEETRGVLKVFLENVIRDAVTYTEHAKRKTVTAMDVVYALKRQGRTLYGFGG, translated from the coding sequence ATGACTGGTCGCGGCAAAGGAGGAAAGGGACTCGGAAAAGGAGGCGCCAAGCGTCATCGTAAAGTGCTTCGTGATAACATCCAGGGAATTACCAAGCCCGCTATCCGTCGTCTGGCTCGTCGTGGTGGTGTCAAGCGTATCTCCGGTCTGATCTATGAGGAAACTCGTGGAGTGCTGAAGGTGTTCCTGGAAAATGTGATCCGAGATGCAGTAACCTACACTGAACACGCCAAGCGCAAGACCGTCACCGCCATGGATGTCGTGTATGCTCTGAAGCGACAGGGTCGCACTCTGTATGGTTTCGGAGGTTAA
- the LOC131425509 gene encoding histone H2B-like yields MAPKTSGKAAKKSGKAQKNIAKGDKKKKKIRRKESYAIYIYKVLKQVHPDTGVSSKAMSIMNSFVNDIFERIASEASRLAHYNKRSTITSREIQTAVRLLLPGELAKHAVSEGTKAVTKYTSSK; encoded by the coding sequence atggcaccgaaaactagTGGAAAGGCGGCCAAAAAATccggcaaggcccagaagaACATCGCCAAGGgtgataagaagaagaagaagatccgcaggaaggaaagctacgctatctacatctacaaagtgttgaagcaggtccaccctgataccggagtatcctcgaaggcgatgagcatcatgaacagtttcgtcaatgACATCTTCGAACGCATTGCATCCGAGGCATCGCGTTTGGCTCATTACAACAAACGTTCGACGATTACCTCTCGCGAAATTCAGACTGCCGTTCGTCTGCTTTTGCCAGGAGAGTTGGCCAAGCACGCCGTTTCTGAGGGAACCAAAGCCGTCACCAAGTACACCAGCTCCAAGTAA
- the LOC131425506 gene encoding histone H1B-like has protein sequence MAETAVDVSAAAPVAASPAKAPKKAKAAKGEAKKPKKPSTHPPVNDMVVAAIKTLKERNGSSLQAIKKYIAANYKCDVAKLAPFIKKALKSGVEKGKLTQTKGSGASGSFKIKAGAKQPAGEKKPKKAAAKKPKKAAGEKKKVAKKPAGEKKPKAKKPAGEKKPKAAAAKKAKAAPAKAAKKAAAPKQKATKPSKAAANKPKTPKPKKAAPAKKAAPKKVAAKK, from the coding sequence ATGGCTGAAACCGCTGTTGACGTATCGGCCGCAGCTCCGGTTGCTGCTTCACCGGCCAAGGCACCGAAGAAAGCCAAAGCCGCCAAGGGAGAAGCCAAAAAACCGAAGAAGCCATCGACACATCCACCAGTCAATGACATGGTAGTGGCTGCCATCAAGACGCTGAAGGAACGCAACGGATCTTCGCTGCAGGCCATCAAGAAGTACATCGCCGCCAACTACAAGTGCGACGTCGCCAAGCTGGCCCCGTTCATCAAGAAGGCCCTGAAATCTGGCGTCGAGAAGGGAAAGCTCACCCAGACCAAGGGTTCCGGTGCATCCGGCTCGTTCAAAATCAAAGCCGGTGCCAAGCAACCGGCTGGCGAGAAGAAGCCGAAGAAGGCTGCTGCCAAAAAACCGAAGAAGGCTGCCGGAGAGAAGAAAAAGGTTGCCAAGAAACCCGCTGGCGAGAAGAAACCGAAGGCCAAAAAGCCTGCAGGTGAGAAAAAGCCGAAAGCCGCCGCTGCAAAGAAGGCTAAGGCAGCACCAGCCAAGGCCGCCAAGAAGGCTGCTGCACCGAAGCAGAAGGCTACCAAGCCATCGAAAGCCGCTGCCAACAAGCCCAAGACCCCGAAGCCAAAGAAGGCCGCGCCAGCCAAAAAAGCTGCCCCGAAGAAGGTGGCTGCCAAGAAGTAA
- the LOC131440544 gene encoding histone H2B produces the protein MAPKTSGKAAKKSGKAQKNIAKGDKKKKKISRKESYAIYIYKVLKQVHPDTGVSSKAMSIMNSFVNDIFERIASEASRLAHYNKRSTITSREIQTAVRLLLPGELAKHAVSEGTKAVTKYTSSK, from the coding sequence atggcaccgaaaaccagtggaaaggcagccaaaaaatcCGGCAAGGCCCAGAAAAACATCGCCAAGGGAgataagaaaaagaagaagatcagcaggaaggaaagctacgctatctacatctacaaagtgttgaaacaggtccaccctgataccggagtatcctcgaaggcgatgagcatcatgaacagtttcgtcaatgACATCTTCGAACGCATTGCATCCGAGGCATCGCGTTTGGCCCATTACAACAAACGGTCGACGATTACCTCTCGCGAAATCCAGACCGCCGTTCGTCTGCTTTTGCCAGGAGAGTTGGCCAAGCACGCCGTTTCGGAAGGAACCAAAGCCGTCACCAAGTACACTAGCTCCAAGTAA